The Solibacillus sp. FSL W7-1436 genome window below encodes:
- the sppA gene encoding signal peptide peptidase SppA — MNTKRVVALIIAAVLLFFSIGINTIISIFKTDFFTSFDNLMGTESLTYESVVETGDLTSRIAHLTVDGVIQDVGEPSIWETVDYNHQLFMEQLDAVLEDDTVKGVVLSVNTPGGGVIESEEIYQKLLEIKEEKQIPIYVSMGSMAASGGYYISAPADKIFAQRETITGSIGVIMQSINYGKLAENFGIEFETIKSGEHKDMFGGVRPSTKEELAMLQEMIDESYEHFVDIIEAGRNMSEAQVKKVADGRVLGGTQALRAGLVDEIGNEEATINALRADYGLEDAALFEYTMDTSSWGSLLGVKLGSMLRPSAESEVLSKIISTTNSPRMMYLYGDY; from the coding sequence ATGAATACAAAACGAGTTGTGGCACTCATTATTGCTGCCGTATTATTATTTTTCTCTATTGGGATCAATACGATTATTTCGATTTTTAAAACCGATTTCTTTACGAGTTTCGACAATCTGATGGGAACGGAATCCCTCACATATGAAAGTGTCGTGGAAACAGGTGACTTAACGAGTCGAATTGCACACTTAACGGTAGACGGGGTAATCCAGGATGTAGGGGAACCGAGTATTTGGGAAACGGTCGATTATAACCACCAGCTGTTTATGGAACAATTGGATGCTGTGCTGGAAGACGATACAGTTAAAGGTGTTGTTTTATCTGTAAACACTCCAGGTGGCGGTGTCATTGAATCAGAAGAAATTTACCAAAAATTATTGGAAATTAAAGAAGAAAAACAAATTCCGATCTATGTTTCAATGGGATCAATGGCTGCTTCCGGCGGTTATTATATTTCAGCACCGGCAGATAAGATTTTTGCTCAACGCGAGACAATTACCGGTTCGATCGGTGTTATTATGCAATCAATTAATTATGGTAAATTAGCCGAAAATTTCGGAATTGAGTTTGAAACAATCAAATCAGGTGAACATAAAGATATGTTTGGCGGTGTACGACCATCCACAAAAGAGGAGTTGGCGATGCTGCAGGAAATGATTGATGAATCATATGAGCATTTCGTTGATATTATCGAAGCTGGACGTAATATGTCCGAAGCGCAAGTGAAGAAAGTAGCGGATGGCCGTGTATTAGGCGGTACTCAGGCATTGCGTGCAGGGTTAGTTGATGAAATTGGAAATGAAGAAGCAACTATTAATGCATTACGCGCGGATTATGGATTGGAAGATGCAGCGCTGTTTGAATATACAATGGATACATCAAGCTGGGGTTCATTACTAGGTGTAAAGCTGGGATCTATGCTGCGACCATCTGCAGAGTCTGAAGTATTGTCCAAAATTATTTCAACGACAAATTCACCTCGTATGATGTATTTATATGGTGACTACTAA
- the mbcS gene encoding acyl-CoA synthetase MbcS has translation MNKNQLVAPEIYNIVNEFEKHENKSSKTALVFQEENGHQERYTYEELLQRANQAANAFYAQGLKKGDVILIMLPRCLEAYISYIGALKAGLVIIPSSELLRAKDIDYRLNHSEAKAIIVMEQFVNEFEHVENLANVECFIVGNEKEGWTSLMGLADQQSKEFDSVETTANDLAFLAYTSGTTGNPKAVMHSHGWGYAHLRTTAAEWLGVRDGDTVWATAAPGWQKWIWSPFLAVLGSGATGFVYKGKFDPTQFLNLIEQQQINVLCCTPTEYRMMAKLDQLNSFNLSSLRSAVSAGEPLNREVIETFEREHRLTVRDGYGQTENTLLIGSLLNMELRPGSMGKPTPGNIVDLINEDGDLVPAGEVGDIAVHKSTPALFKGYYKDPERTAIQYRGDWYVTGDRATKDEDGYFWFEGRNDDIIISSGYTIGPFEVEDALTKHPAVQECAVVASPDEIRGNVVKAFVVLKDVSLKDSPTIVGELQNHVKQLTAPYKYPRIIEFLDELPKTISGKIRRVELRVK, from the coding sequence ATGAATAAAAATCAATTAGTTGCACCGGAAATTTATAATATTGTAAATGAATTTGAAAAGCATGAAAATAAAAGTTCAAAAACGGCATTAGTATTTCAGGAAGAAAACGGACATCAGGAGCGTTATACATACGAAGAGTTACTACAAAGAGCAAACCAGGCTGCAAATGCTTTTTATGCACAAGGACTGAAAAAAGGTGATGTAATTTTAATTATGCTGCCGCGCTGTTTAGAAGCATATATTTCTTATATTGGCGCATTAAAAGCAGGATTGGTCATTATTCCAAGTTCTGAGCTGCTGCGAGCGAAAGACATTGATTATCGTCTAAACCATTCAGAGGCCAAGGCAATTATCGTGATGGAACAATTCGTAAATGAATTCGAACATGTGGAAAATTTAGCAAATGTAGAATGTTTTATCGTCGGGAATGAAAAAGAAGGATGGACTTCATTAATGGGACTTGCAGATCAGCAGTCAAAAGAGTTCGATTCTGTTGAGACAACTGCCAATGATCTGGCGTTTTTAGCCTATACTTCAGGTACGACAGGAAATCCAAAAGCCGTAATGCACTCACATGGCTGGGGATATGCACATTTACGCACAACAGCAGCTGAGTGGCTTGGTGTGCGTGATGGAGATACGGTATGGGCAACCGCAGCTCCAGGTTGGCAAAAATGGATCTGGAGTCCGTTTCTTGCTGTATTAGGTAGTGGTGCAACAGGATTTGTGTATAAAGGGAAGTTTGATCCAACACAGTTTTTAAATTTAATCGAACAGCAACAAATCAATGTACTATGCTGTACGCCGACAGAATATCGGATGATGGCAAAATTAGATCAGTTAAATTCATTTAATCTGTCTTCATTACGCAGCGCTGTTTCAGCTGGTGAGCCTTTAAATCGCGAAGTAATCGAAACATTTGAACGTGAGCACCGTTTAACTGTGCGTGATGGCTATGGTCAGACAGAAAATACATTGTTGATTGGATCATTATTGAACATGGAATTGCGTCCTGGTTCGATGGGGAAACCGACTCCGGGAAATATCGTTGATTTGATCAATGAGGATGGTGACCTTGTTCCGGCCGGTGAAGTCGGGGATATTGCCGTACACAAATCGACTCCTGCATTATTTAAAGGGTATTATAAGGATCCTGAACGTACGGCGATTCAATATCGAGGGGATTGGTATGTAACAGGCGACCGTGCGACAAAGGATGAAGACGGCTATTTCTGGTTTGAAGGTCGTAATGATGACATAATTATTTCATCAGGTTATACAATCGGGCCATTTGAAGTTGAAGATGCGTTGACGAAGCATCCAGCGGTACAGGAATGTGCTGTTGTTGCAAGTCCGGACGAAATTCGGGGAAATGTTGTAAAAGCTTTTGTTGTTCTTAAAGATGTCTCGTTAAAAGATAGCCCTACAATTGTAGGAGAACTGCAAAATCATGTGAAACAGCTGACTGCACCATACAAATACCCTCGAATTATCGAGTTTTTAGATGAATTACCTAAAACAATTTCAGGGAAAATCCGTCGAGTTGAACTGCGTGTAAAGTAG
- a CDS encoding class I SAM-dependent methyltransferase has protein sequence MEKFEQIFKYINDNAENIAAQQEQDYLEALLQTLEDTLDGKFEWQVEGATKEDMRKAIQIAILKGMRKSAQPNHQMTPDTLGLIVSHFVEQCFDQELTERSISIVDPALGTGNLLFTVMNALEGKVVASGVEVDDLLIRLAAATGDLIEQPVTLFRQDALEKLLLDPVDAVVCDLPVGYYPNEEVALDYELCAAEGMSYSHHLFIEQSLNYTKEGGFGLFLIPANLFESDQAKQLHQYIKGHAWIQAVIQLPENLFSSKAHEKSILILQKQSEQLKAPREVLLAKVPNMSNRDALAMFFEKVRMWKESNNQKR, from the coding sequence ATGGAAAAGTTTGAACAAATTTTTAAATATATTAATGACAACGCTGAAAATATTGCAGCGCAGCAAGAGCAGGATTATTTGGAAGCGTTACTGCAAACATTGGAAGATACGCTGGACGGGAAATTTGAGTGGCAAGTAGAAGGTGCAACGAAGGAAGATATGCGTAAAGCAATCCAAATTGCAATTTTAAAAGGGATGCGTAAAAGCGCACAGCCGAACCACCAAATGACACCTGATACACTTGGGCTAATTGTAAGCCATTTTGTAGAGCAATGTTTTGACCAGGAATTAACGGAACGGTCAATCTCTATTGTGGACCCGGCACTCGGTACAGGGAATTTACTATTTACAGTCATGAATGCACTGGAAGGGAAAGTAGTTGCTTCAGGCGTGGAGGTTGATGATTTATTAATTCGACTGGCTGCAGCGACAGGAGACCTTATCGAACAACCTGTTACACTTTTCCGTCAGGATGCATTGGAAAAACTGTTGTTGGATCCGGTTGATGCGGTAGTTTGCGACTTGCCTGTAGGATATTACCCGAATGAAGAAGTAGCACTTGACTACGAATTATGTGCGGCAGAGGGAATGAGCTACTCACATCATTTGTTTATCGAACAATCTTTAAATTATACAAAAGAAGGCGGCTTTGGACTTTTCCTGATTCCGGCAAACCTATTCGAATCAGATCAGGCAAAACAGCTTCACCAGTATATTAAAGGACATGCATGGATTCAGGCGGTTATCCAATTGCCGGAAAACCTGTTCTCATCTAAAGCGCATGAGAAAAGTATTTTAATTTTGCAAAAGCAAAGCGAACAGTTAAAAGCACCGCGTGAGGTTTTATTGGCAAAAGTACCGAATATGTCAAACCGTGATGCTCTGGCAATGTTCTTCGAAAAAGTACGTATGTGGAAAGAAAGCAATAATCAGAAACGATAA
- a CDS encoding YtpI family protein, producing the protein MVYLNFLFVACIIASLVFYFYFKTKQFRSTLPIRRKWYTAKAGVALAAFLIFFGLNATILYPDILGFAVAAIFFIIGAGLGVNNYKRMQHEGRYIKEEYELNR; encoded by the coding sequence ATGGTCTATTTAAATTTTCTGTTTGTTGCCTGTATTATAGCATCACTAGTATTTTATTTTTATTTCAAAACTAAGCAGTTCCGTTCGACACTGCCTATTCGTCGTAAATGGTATACTGCGAAAGCCGGAGTTGCGCTTGCCGCATTTCTTATCTTCTTCGGTCTGAATGCAACGATTCTGTACCCGGATATTCTCGGGTTTGCCGTTGCAGCTATTTTCTTTATCATTGGTGCGGGTTTAGGTGTTAATAACTATAAACGCATGCAGCATGAAGGCCGATACATAAAAGAAGAATACGAACTGAACAGGTAA
- a CDS encoding universal stress protein — protein sequence MANHYKSIVVAVDGSKEAEYAFRKSIDVAKRNEGATINLVNVIDTRSFAAIEAYDRSIAERAQQHSEELLNGYKQQAEAEGVENVNLIIEYGSPKNIITKELSNVVEADLIICGATGLNAVERFLIGSVSEAIVRSATCDVLVIRTPE from the coding sequence ATGGCAAACCATTATAAAAGCATTGTAGTAGCAGTAGACGGCTCGAAAGAAGCAGAATATGCATTCCGTAAATCAATCGATGTTGCAAAACGCAATGAAGGTGCAACAATCAACCTAGTAAACGTTATCGACACACGTTCTTTCGCAGCTATAGAAGCTTATGACCGTTCAATTGCCGAACGCGCTCAACAACATTCTGAGGAATTGTTAAACGGCTACAAACAGCAAGCTGAAGCAGAAGGCGTTGAAAACGTTAACCTGATTATTGAATATGGCTCTCCTAAAAATATTATTACAAAAGAACTTTCAAATGTTGTAGAAGCAGATTTAATAATTTGTGGTGCAACTGGTTTAAATGCTGTTGAACGATTCCTGATCGGTTCTGTATCAGAAGCAATCGTACGTTCAGCTACATGTGACGTATTAGTTATCCGTACACCAGAGTGA
- a CDS encoding M24 family metallopeptidase, with the protein MSKLKQLQNHLLENGWDAAFITTPDNVFYFSGFRSEPHERLLGVMVFKDAEPFLICPKMEMPDAVAAGWAFEVVGHEDTENAWDVVAKYVAARNVAFDTLAIEKSHLTVERLEAIQERYEELKFAGIDDKINALRISKDEAELVKLRKAAELADYAIQVGCDAIAEGVTEMEILNTIESAIKAKGYAMSFDTMVLAGEKAASPHGTPGNRKIKKGDLILFDLGVIYEGYCSDITRTVAFGQPNDEQIEIYNAVRRANEAAIEAVKPGVRAMDLDKVARDVITDAGYGQYFTHRLGHGLGISVHEFPSINGANEFVLNEGTVFTIEPGIYKTDAAGVRIEDDVVVTKDGVEVLTSFTKELVIL; encoded by the coding sequence ATGTCGAAATTAAAACAATTACAAAATCATTTACTTGAAAATGGTTGGGATGCTGCTTTTATTACAACACCTGACAATGTTTTTTACTTTTCCGGTTTTAGAAGTGAGCCGCATGAACGCTTACTTGGAGTTATGGTATTTAAGGATGCGGAACCGTTTTTGATTTGCCCTAAAATGGAAATGCCTGATGCAGTAGCTGCAGGATGGGCTTTCGAGGTTGTCGGCCATGAAGACACTGAAAATGCCTGGGATGTAGTTGCAAAATATGTAGCTGCTCGCAACGTTGCATTCGACACATTGGCTATTGAGAAATCACATTTAACAGTTGAGCGTTTGGAAGCGATCCAAGAACGTTATGAGGAATTGAAATTTGCAGGGATCGATGACAAAATTAATGCGCTGCGTATTTCAAAAGACGAAGCGGAACTTGTAAAATTACGTAAAGCTGCCGAATTAGCGGACTATGCAATTCAAGTTGGCTGTGATGCAATTGCAGAAGGCGTAACTGAAATGGAAATTTTGAATACGATCGAATCAGCTATTAAGGCAAAAGGCTATGCGATGAGTTTTGATACGATGGTATTGGCTGGGGAAAAAGCGGCTTCTCCTCATGGAACACCTGGTAACCGCAAAATTAAAAAAGGTGACCTGATTTTATTTGACTTAGGTGTTATTTACGAAGGTTATTGTTCGGATATTACACGAACTGTAGCATTCGGCCAGCCGAATGACGAACAAATTGAAATTTATAATGCTGTTCGCCGCGCAAACGAAGCTGCAATTGAAGCAGTTAAACCGGGTGTCCGCGCAATGGACTTGGATAAAGTTGCCCGTGATGTCATTACAGACGCAGGCTATGGCCAATACTTTACACACCGTTTAGGGCACGGTCTTGGTATTTCTGTTCACGAATTCCCTTCGATTAACGGTGCCAACGAATTTGTTCTGAATGAAGGAACCGTATTTACAATCGAACCCGGCATTTATAAAACGGATGCAGCAGGTGTTCGTATCGAGGACGATGTAGTCGTTACAAAAGATGGTGTGGAAGTACTTACATCATTCACAAAAGAACTTGTAATTTTATAA
- a CDS encoding 5,10-methylene tetrahydromethanopterin reductase → MKRWSFTTLLIIVLTLLPMSQIEWNTEAEASQTSKVSNEVISNSASPKKAVKEKASVSTTGFMPKVNRSYTYKPSFEDAEKKTYTAYENKSIENSVELLEDDYIGYTYIEDEQQLALGVAYSDIFFFSLGYPMKEKTTITDTDYLYDGTTETTPVYVESTSATVQTKAGTFRNVVVLKYPNGSKIYLAKDYGIIRITDYEGTITTELISVK, encoded by the coding sequence TTGAAAAGATGGTCATTTACAACGCTACTTATAATTGTGCTTACACTATTGCCAATGAGTCAAATTGAATGGAATACGGAAGCCGAAGCAAGTCAAACAAGCAAGGTAAGTAACGAAGTCATTTCAAATAGTGCATCACCGAAAAAAGCGGTAAAGGAAAAAGCCTCTGTGTCGACTACAGGCTTTATGCCAAAAGTAAATCGCAGTTATACTTATAAACCATCATTCGAAGATGCCGAAAAAAAAACTTATACCGCTTATGAAAATAAATCAATCGAAAACTCGGTAGAATTGCTGGAAGATGACTATATCGGCTATACGTATATTGAAGATGAGCAGCAGCTAGCATTAGGTGTTGCCTATTCAGATATATTTTTCTTCTCATTAGGCTACCCGATGAAAGAAAAGACAACTATTACCGATACGGATTATTTATATGATGGCACGACGGAAACAACACCCGTTTACGTTGAAAGCACAAGTGCAACAGTTCAAACGAAAGCAGGAACATTCCGTAATGTAGTTGTATTGAAATATCCAAACGGTTCAAAAATCTACCTTGCAAAAGATTACGGTATTATTCGTATTACCGATTATGAAGGTACTATTACAACTGAATTAATTTCGGTTAAATAA
- the tpx gene encoding thiol peroxidase: MVQVTFKNSPVTLIGNEVKVGDQAPDFTVLANDLSEVTLKDSEGKIRLFSVVPSLETGVCDKQTRTFNEAAANLGDNVVIYTVSMDLPFAQKRWCGAAGIDNVVTVSDHRDASFAEAYGVHMKELRLLARSIFVVDEAGKVAYVEYVPEGTDHPNYDAAIEAVKALAK, translated from the coding sequence ATGGTACAAGTAACATTTAAAAACAGTCCAGTAACACTAATCGGTAATGAGGTAAAAGTTGGTGATCAAGCACCGGATTTTACAGTACTTGCTAATGATTTATCAGAAGTAACATTAAAAGATTCTGAAGGTAAAATTCGTTTATTCTCTGTTGTTCCTTCATTGGAAACAGGTGTTTGCGATAAGCAAACTCGTACATTTAACGAAGCAGCGGCAAACTTAGGTGACAATGTTGTAATTTACACAGTGTCAATGGATTTACCATTTGCTCAAAAACGTTGGTGTGGGGCTGCGGGTATCGATAATGTTGTAACAGTATCAGACCACCGCGACGCATCATTCGCTGAAGCATATGGCGTACATATGAAAGAATTACGCCTTTTAGCTCGTTCAATTTTCGTTGTTGATGAAGCAGGCAAAGTCGCATATGTGGAATATGTACCAGAAGGCACAGACCACCCGAACTATGATGCGGCAATCGAAGCTGTAAAAGCTCTTGCAAAATAA
- a CDS encoding DRTGG domain-containing protein translates to MSTKHEKILQYIESLPVGDKISVRQIAKEMQVSEGTAYRAIKEAENRRLVSSIERVGTIRIEKKKKENIERLTFAEIVNIIDGQVLGGKTGLHKTLTKFVIGAMKLDDMMRYTDAGSLLIVGNRTQAHEYALKTGAAVLITGGFDTNESNKELADELDLPIISTTYDTFTVATMINRAIYDQLIKKDILLIEDIYVPIEDTAVLKNNDTIADFHRQNRRTTHGAFPVVTGQNRLVGMITSKDVIGKEESEPVDKVMTKNPIAASMKTSVASAGHRMIWEGIDLLPVIDEEGLLKGVISRQDVLKAIQLAQRQPQHGETIDDLVKNEMRVMGEEDIEVEFTVTPQMTNQFGAISYGAFTILLSEVGAFALKRRKRGEAVVENMNIYFIKPVQMESVLTVRPRILDMSRKFVKMDFEVYSAANLVGKAMMTFQLLER, encoded by the coding sequence TTGTCAACGAAACACGAGAAGATTTTACAATACATTGAATCACTACCAGTTGGCGATAAAATTTCGGTTCGTCAAATTGCAAAGGAAATGCAAGTGAGTGAAGGGACAGCTTACCGTGCGATTAAAGAAGCTGAAAACCGACGTCTTGTAAGCTCGATCGAACGTGTAGGTACGATTCGAATTGAAAAGAAAAAGAAGGAAAACATTGAACGCTTAACATTTGCCGAAATTGTAAATATTATAGATGGACAAGTTTTAGGAGGAAAGACAGGTCTCCATAAAACTTTGACGAAATTTGTAATTGGTGCAATGAAGCTTGATGATATGATGCGCTATACAGATGCAGGGAGCCTGCTCATTGTCGGTAACCGTACACAGGCACATGAATACGCATTGAAAACAGGGGCTGCTGTATTAATTACAGGCGGTTTTGATACAAATGAATCCAATAAAGAGCTCGCAGATGAATTGGATCTGCCGATTATTTCTACAACGTATGATACGTTTACAGTGGCGACAATGATCAACCGTGCCATCTATGACCAGCTGATTAAAAAAGATATATTACTGATTGAAGATATATATGTTCCAATAGAAGATACGGCTGTATTAAAAAATAATGATACGATTGCAGATTTTCATAGACAGAACCGTCGCACGACACATGGAGCCTTTCCTGTAGTGACAGGTCAAAACAGGCTTGTCGGAATGATTACGAGCAAGGACGTGATTGGGAAAGAAGAGTCGGAGCCGGTTGATAAAGTGATGACAAAGAACCCGATCGCTGCTTCGATGAAAACGAGTGTCGCTTCGGCTGGACACCGAATGATCTGGGAAGGAATCGATTTGCTTCCTGTCATCGATGAAGAAGGTTTACTAAAAGGGGTTATCAGCCGTCAGGACGTACTAAAGGCAATTCAATTAGCGCAGCGTCAGCCACAGCATGGCGAGACGATCGATGATTTAGTGAAAAATGAAATGCGTGTCATGGGTGAAGAAGATATTGAAGTGGAATTTACTGTTACACCGCAAATGACAAACCAGTTTGGTGCGATTTCATATGGTGCTTTTACAATCCTGTTATCGGAAGTCGGTGCATTTGCACTGAAGCGTCGTAAACGCGGAGAAGCGGTTGTTGAAAATATGAATATTTATTTTATCAAACCAGTTCAGATGGAAAGTGTATTGACTGTGCGTCCTAGAATTTTGGACATGTCCCGTAAATTCGTGAAAATGGATTTTGAAGTATATAGTGCAGCAAATCTTGTAGGAAAAGCGATGATGACATTCCAGCTATTAGAACGATAA
- a CDS encoding RDD family protein, with amino-acid sequence MTDIIEVVDEASVVKPPSIKQKTAGFWMRFWAFLLDSIVISAIIGVSIRPVFALMDWSVASDVWYAPMTILSGIIFYAYFVLMTKFFKQTLGKMTFGLKVEKDDGEALDWMTVLFREGVGRFINGTLLYLPYLVVAFSPNNKSIADYFADTVVVHENIYTKDV; translated from the coding sequence ATGACTGACATAATCGAAGTAGTGGATGAAGCATCTGTCGTAAAGCCGCCTTCTATTAAACAAAAAACAGCCGGCTTCTGGATGCGTTTCTGGGCTTTCCTGTTGGATTCAATTGTCATTAGTGCTATTATCGGTGTCTCCATCAGGCCGGTATTTGCATTGATGGATTGGAGTGTTGCCAGCGATGTGTGGTATGCGCCGATGACAATTCTTTCGGGCATTATTTTCTACGCTTATTTTGTACTCATGACAAAATTTTTCAAGCAGACATTAGGGAAAATGACGTTTGGACTAAAGGTTGAAAAAGATGACGGGGAAGCGCTGGATTGGATGACTGTGCTGTTTCGTGAAGGGGTAGGCCGATTCATTAACGGTACATTGTTATACTTGCCGTATTTAGTCGTAGCCTTTTCACCAAATAATAAAAGCATTGCCGATTATTTTGCGGATACGGTCGTTGTCCATGAAAATATTTATACAAAAGATGTTTAA
- the ald gene encoding alanine dehydrogenase has product MKIGVPKEIKNNENRVAMTPAGVLSLIANGHEVYIETGAGSGSAFTDQDYIEAGAHIVQTAAEAWAGEMVLKVKEPVQSEYKYFREGLILFTYLHLAPEPELTKALLENRVIGIAYETVQLPNGSLPLLTPMSEVAGKMATQIGAHYLEKLPGGKGILLGGVSGVPRSKVTVIGGGIAGTNAAKVAVGMGADVTIIDLNPERLRQLDDLFGRDVQTLISNPYNIADAVRSADLVIGSVLIPGAKAPKLVTEEMIQSMSPGSVVVDIAIDQGGCFATSEKVTTHDNPTFVKYGVVHYTVANMPGAVPRTSTIALTNNTVPYALQIANKGFLRACLDNLALKRGVNTLDGKVVYRAVADAQGLEFTEVEDVLGALTGLN; this is encoded by the coding sequence TTGAAAATAGGGGTACCGAAAGAAATAAAAAACAACGAAAATCGAGTTGCGATGACACCGGCAGGGGTATTGTCATTAATCGCAAATGGTCATGAAGTATATATTGAGACAGGTGCAGGATCAGGTTCTGCATTTACGGATCAGGACTATATTGAAGCTGGTGCCCATATTGTACAAACAGCAGCTGAAGCATGGGCTGGAGAAATGGTTTTAAAAGTAAAAGAACCTGTGCAAAGTGAATACAAGTATTTCCGTGAGGGATTGATATTATTTACGTATTTACATTTAGCACCAGAGCCTGAATTGACTAAAGCTTTACTTGAAAATCGAGTAATCGGTATCGCCTATGAAACAGTACAATTACCAAACGGTTCTTTACCATTATTAACACCGATGAGTGAAGTTGCAGGTAAAATGGCAACACAAATCGGTGCACATTATTTAGAAAAACTTCCGGGCGGTAAGGGGATCTTGCTTGGTGGGGTATCCGGTGTTCCTCGCAGTAAAGTAACGGTAATCGGCGGGGGTATTGCAGGTACAAATGCAGCCAAAGTAGCAGTCGGTATGGGAGCCGATGTTACGATCATCGATTTGAACCCTGAAAGATTACGTCAGCTAGATGATTTATTCGGCCGTGATGTTCAAACATTGATTTCAAATCCGTACAATATTGCGGATGCTGTTCGTTCTGCTGATTTAGTAATTGGCTCGGTACTTATTCCGGGAGCGAAGGCGCCAAAATTAGTGACTGAAGAGATGATCCAATCGATGTCACCTGGGTCTGTTGTTGTTGATATTGCGATTGACCAGGGCGGCTGTTTTGCCACATCTGAAAAAGTAACTACACATGACAATCCTACATTTGTTAAATATGGTGTTGTACACTATACGGTGGCAAATATGCCGGGTGCAGTTCCACGTACATCGACGATCGCCTTAACAAACAATACGGTTCCTTATGCATTACAAATTGCGAATAAAGGCTTTTTACGTGCATGCCTGGACAATCTTGCATTAAAGCGCGGGGTTAATACATTGGACGGTAAGGTTGTATACCGTGCAGTAGCAGACGCACAAGGGCTTGAATTTACAGAAGTAGAAGATGTATTGGGTGCACTGACAGGATTAAATTAA
- a CDS encoding metal-dependent hydrolase, with translation MQISFHGHSVVKIVTNGTTILIDPFINGNGQTDLNVENEKPDVILLTHGHNDHVGDTVELAKKHDALVVAPNELADYLGWQGCKVHNMHIGGAHQFEFGKVKFTQAFHGSSYVTENNEIIYMGMPAGILFTAEGKTIYHAGDTALFGDMELIGKRHPIDIAFLPIGDNFTMGPEDAAYAVSLLKPKIVVPVHYNTFPPIKQDPADFEKLVEGADVQVLQPGEFVKF, from the coding sequence ATGCAAATTTCATTTCACGGACATTCCGTTGTAAAAATTGTGACAAATGGGACTACAATTTTAATTGACCCTTTCATTAATGGAAATGGACAAACAGATTTAAATGTTGAAAATGAAAAACCGGATGTCATTTTATTGACGCATGGACATAATGATCATGTCGGAGATACTGTGGAGCTTGCAAAAAAACATGATGCACTCGTTGTTGCACCAAATGAGCTTGCAGACTATTTAGGCTGGCAAGGATGCAAAGTCCACAATATGCATATTGGTGGTGCACACCAATTTGAATTTGGGAAAGTGAAATTTACTCAGGCGTTCCACGGCTCTTCATATGTAACGGAAAATAACGAAATAATCTATATGGGAATGCCGGCTGGAATTTTATTTACGGCAGAAGGCAAAACTATTTATCATGCTGGCGATACGGCATTATTTGGGGATATGGAGTTGATCGGAAAACGTCATCCGATTGACATTGCCTTTTTACCGATTGGCGATAATTTTACAATGGGACCAGAAGATGCCGCTTATGCGGTATCGTTATTGAAGCCGAAAATTGTTGTACCGGTCCACTACAACACATTCCCGCCGATTAAGCAAGATCCGGCTGACTTTGAGAAACTTGTCGAAGGCGCTGATGTACAAGTATTACAGCCAGGGGAATTTGTGAAATTCTGA
- a CDS encoding alpha/beta-type small acid-soluble spore protein, protein MANNNSSNKLRVPGAQQALDQMKYEIAQEFGVQLGPDASSRANGSVGGEITKRLVQMAEQQLRGNQNQ, encoded by the coding sequence ATGGCAAACAACAACAGCTCAAACAAATTACGTGTACCTGGTGCACAACAAGCTTTAGATCAAATGAAATATGAAATTGCACAAGAATTTGGCGTACAATTAGGTCCTGACGCATCATCTCGTGCAAACGGTTCTGTAGGTGGCGAAATTACGAAACGCCTAGTACAGATGGCTGAACAGCAATTACGCGGCAACCAAAACCAATAA